Below is a window of Candidatus Schekmanbacteria bacterium DNA.
AAAAAGTGTCTTAAAAGTCGACATATAAACTTAAGAATAATGCTAACATACTGAAAAATAATATAAAAAAGTGTTCAAAAAACCGACACTTTCAATATCTTTTTACTGACACTGCGAAATTAAATTGTATATGACTCAAAAGAAATTATCAGTTGCCAAGTGATAATGATTTGAATTATTTAAAAATTTATGCAAAAGAGTTGTTATAGATTAAGAGTAAAGGAGGAATATTATGAAAGTACTGGGAATATCAGGAAGCCCTCGCAGGAACAAGACGACAGACAGGCTTGTGCAGGAGGTTTTGAGTACAGTTGATTGTGAAAGTGAATTCATTTCTCTTGCAGGGAAAAAAATTTCTCCCTGCATTGCCTGCCTTGGATGTGTAAAAGATAATATCTGTAAAGTGAAAGATGATATGACAGAGTTGCGCAAAAAAATTGTTGAGGCAGATGCCTATGTGATTGGTGCTCCTAATTATTTTTCAGTACTCAATGGATTGACGCACTGCTTTATGGAACGTTTTTATCAATTCAGACATCGTGAGGGGAAGGCAGTTGCGGGGAAGCTCGGTATTGCTGTTGGCGTTGGGGGAGGTATGCCCAATGCTCCTGCAGAAAACATCAAAACCTTTTTCCAATATAATCAGATTGAGTGTATTGGGGAGATTACAGCTCAAGGGGCGGCATGCTGTTTTGTGTGTGGATATGGAGAAACCTGCAAAGTTGGAGCAATTTATATGTTTATGGGTGAAGGGACAAAAATTACAGATGAGATAATTCCTGACCTTTCAAAACAACCTGATAAGATTGAAGAAGCACATCAACTTGGCAAAAAACTTAGTGAAAGACTGAAAAGTTTTGCCCTCGGCACTTAATTTTCTATTAAAATACGTACTTCAAAAGGATAAATCCCCCAAGAAGTAAGATTACAAAAATAATCGAGAGAATATTGAAATATTTATCTATGAATTCCCTTATAGGTTCGCCAAACTTCCACAAAAGTCCTGCCACAATGAAAAAGCGTGCAGACCTTGAAATAACTGAAGCAAGAACAAAGACAGGGAAATTTATGGAAAAAACGCCTCCAGCTATTGTAAAAACCTTGTATGGAATGGGGGTGAAGCCTGCTGTGAAAACAGCCCAAAAATTCCATTCATTATATATTTTGCTTACACGGTCAAAGACTGCAGGTGTAAATCCCGGCACATAGTGAAAAAAGAAATATGAAATCCCCGCATATTCCCACAAAAATTTACCGATTCC
It encodes the following:
- a CDS encoding flavodoxin family protein, translated to MKVLGISGSPRRNKTTDRLVQEVLSTVDCESEFISLAGKKISPCIACLGCVKDNICKVKDDMTELRKKIVEADAYVIGAPNYFSVLNGLTHCFMERFYQFRHREGKAVAGKLGIAVGVGGGMPNAPAENIKTFFQYNQIECIGEITAQGAACCFVCGYGETCKVGAIYMFMGEGTKITDEIIPDLSKQPDKIEEAHQLGKKLSERLKSFALGT
- a CDS encoding DedA family protein, whose protein sequence is MLRKLYDWVLHWADTPYGAPALFLLAFAESSFFPIPPDVLLIALVISKPRRAFKFALICSIGSALGGMLGYGIGKFLWEYAGISYFFFHYVPGFTPAVFDRVSKIYNEWNFWAVFTAGFTPIPYKVFTIAGGVFSINFPVFVLASVISRSARFFIVAGLLWKFGEPIREFIDKYFNILSIIFVILLLGGFILLKYVF